AGGTATCAGTTGATGAAGCATTTCTGGATATGAGCGGCACCGACAGGCTCTTTGGATCTCCTCTGGATGCCGCAAAAGCGATAACAGAGAGAATCAGGAGTGAACAGAAACTCACCGGCTCTATAGGTGTGGCCCCGAATAAGTTTCTGGCAAAAATTGCATCTGATTTTAATAAACCAAACGGCATCACAATCGTCCCATCAGAACCTCAACAGATAATAGAGTGGCTGGCCCCCATGAAAGTTGGAAAAATCTGGGGTGTTGGAGTAAAGAGCACAGAGGTGCTTCAGAGGATGGGGATATGCACAGTGGGAGATTTGCAGAACCTCTCATTAGAGTATCTCAATGATCGGTTTGGAAAGCAGGGTATCTCTCTTTACAACCTCTGCAGGGGAATTGATGAGCGCCCGGTGGGTGAGTATGATTCAATAAAGTCGATCTCAAGAGAGCATACTTTTAATGCTGACTCAAGAGACAGAAATGAGTGGAGAGATGTGCTCTTTTTACTTGTCCAGGATGTTTCGAGGCGGGCCCGTCGTTATGGCGTAAAGGGTCATACTGTTTTTCTTACCTGGCGACGTCCGGATTTCAGCAGGCACAGCCGCAGAAAATCCCTCCCTCAGTCATCAAATACGGCCAAATTAATCTTCGATAACGCGCTACAGCTTCTGGAAGAACTCAAGGAGCCGTCTTTAAGACTTCTGGGTGTCGGTGTAACAGGGCTCGATGATGCCGAACAGACCGACCTTTTCGCTCAGAAGACAATTGAGTCGATAGAGGCAACTGAAGCCGCAGTGGATAGAATTGTGGCCCGGTTCGGGAATAAGGTGATAGGGAAGGGGCGGGAAGTAGGGAAGGACAGGGATCATATTGATACATCTGAACATTAAGATATCGGAAATTTCTTCTGTTTCCGTTCCGATTCCGACTTGAGACTTGTGACTTGCAACTTAATACTTGATATATTGCCGGAGGCTGATTCATATTTCATAGTAACTTTGGAGGACAGAATTTATGATAAGTGTGATTACATGCTGGAGACGGCCCATTCCCGAATCAATCCAGGAGCGCAATACTGCAAAGACTATCGGGGTTGATCATGAGTACATTATGGTTGATGGCAGCAACGGAATGGGACTGGCCGCAGCTTACAATCAGGGCGTTTCCAAAGCCCGTGGTGATATACTGGTTTTTGTTCCAGAAGATCTTTTCTTCATGAAAATGAACTGGGGATGTATACTGGAAAAAAAGTTTTCCGATGATCCCTGGTTAGGGATTGCCGGAGTTGCCGGAACGCAGTTTCTTTTTGCAGATAAATATTCCTGGACCGCCGCTGGAAGGCCCTTTATCAAGGGCAGAGTGGTTCATCATTTACAGAATGGTGATTTCTTTGCAGTTGTATTCTCACCTGAAAATGGGAATTTTCCGGCTGTTATCTGTGATGGCTTTTTTATGGCCGTAAGGGCATCTTTGTTCCAGAAAATCAGGTTTGATGAAGAGACCTTCGATGGAGAGCATTTCTGGGATCTTGATTTATGTATGCAGGCCAACCAGTTAAGCAGGATACTGGTGACTACAGATATAGTGGTAAAGCGACGTTCGCAGAGTGTTTTTGATAAAGTCTGGAATTCTTATGGACAGAAATTTCTTCAGAAGCATGCCGCGAATCTGCCGATAAGCTGTTCTGATCAGGTTCCCGACCCCTCCCGTTTTGTTTCAAGCCAGTGCGTGAACCTCAAGGGCAAGGCTCCAATAGAAACAATCTGCTGACCGGAAGAAACTGAAAGTTGCAAGTCGAAAGTCGGAGAAATATTTCCAGGCAACTTTCTTTTTCTTAAGCCCTTATTCCTTATCCTCACAACTTGTGACCTGTGACTTGCAACTTGTGACTTGCCAATAATATACTATAGCTTTGATCTCGAGCTCTAACAGGAGATATTGATGTCCACGATGTTGCCTGACGACAATGACTCTGCCCGATGCTGGTGCGGAGGACAGACCGAAAATTCAACGCATGAACTCTATGGCAGATGTAAAAAGTGCGGTACTCTGGTCTTAAAAAAAGTCTACACAGCAGAGGAACTGAAAAAATTTTATGGGATGGATCAATACTGGCACAAACACCAGATCGAAAAAAGCCGTACTCCCCCTATCGAGCAGAGGATGATTGAGGATTTTCACGATCGGATACCGCTCTGGTATCGAATTCTTAACAGGCATAAAATTCTGCCGGAACGGGTGCTTGAAATCGGGTGCTCTCATGGCGGGTTTCTTCAGTACTGCCTTTCTCACGGCATTCGTAAAGCCACAGGCATAGAAATTGACGAGAACACATGCAGACTTGGAAAAAATACCTTCGGTCTGGAGCATATCATACCCGGGTTGTTTCCTGATGTCAAACTGCCTTACAGGAAGTATGATGCTGTCTGCGCTTTTGATGTTATGGAGCACTTTCATGAACCTGTAAAGGCAATAAGTGCCATATCGGATTATCTGCGGGAGGATGGTGTATGTTTGATCCAGACACCATGTTATCGTGGCGAGGGTGCCTCATGGGAGATGTTCCTTCCTGAGGAGCACCTCTATTTGTACGATGAGAATAGCGC
This genomic stretch from Fibrobacter sp. harbors:
- the dinB gene encoding DNA polymerase IV; this encodes MSSSNNRTIFHIDMDAFFASIEQRDNPQYMGKPVIVGARPGNRGVVSTSSYEARRFGIHSAMPINEAYRRCPDGIFVTPRMHVYESVSKAIMNIFEQFSPRVEQVSVDEAFLDMSGTDRLFGSPLDAAKAITERIRSEQKLTGSIGVAPNKFLAKIASDFNKPNGITIVPSEPQQIIEWLAPMKVGKIWGVGVKSTEVLQRMGICTVGDLQNLSLEYLNDRFGKQGISLYNLCRGIDERPVGEYDSIKSISREHTFNADSRDRNEWRDVLFLLVQDVSRRARRYGVKGHTVFLTWRRPDFSRHSRRKSLPQSSNTAKLIFDNALQLLEELKEPSLRLLGVGVTGLDDAEQTDLFAQKTIESIEATEAAVDRIVARFGNKVIGKGREVGKDRDHIDTSEH